Proteins encoded together in one Plectropomus leopardus isolate mb chromosome 19, YSFRI_Pleo_2.0, whole genome shotgun sequence window:
- the plaub gene encoding LOW QUALITY PROTEIN: plasminogen activator, urokinase b (The sequence of the model RefSeq protein was modified relative to this genomic sequence to represent the inferred CDS: deleted 2 bases in 1 codon), whose amino-acid sequence MKTTSFGVLIFALAALMTTAAGSLREKRGRAFSVFSASDSSSSSSSLSFSTLFDNSGGICLNGGSSVPSLTTGEHMFCLCPDGFEGTRCETATRVECYEGVGLYYKGKVSKSQSGRTCEDDWNLDTRERYMTSDINAGRHNYCRNLHYKRRPWCYVRKNRKIVWEYCGIPRCGSESSPPSPETPPPPPAPTTPEPAAESTCGQRSRRKHMKIVGGTVATVETHPWIAAIFWRSKSKETVFRCGGSLISSCWVLSAAHCFPDGSHRKPRRFSVILGKNAMNETDRTAEQNFKVEEIILHEGFDNSDGDFNNDIALLRLRDRQGRCAKDSKFVKTVCLPPPQQRLQAGVTCDIAGYGKEKYGLWYKSNFLREAQVNLLADDVCRHEDYYGNMISDNMFCAGRPDWSRDACEGDSGGPLVCQVGSRLFLFGVVSWGEGCAQENRPGVYTRVTNYNRWIAEKTGLPSIAAGSMFPQK is encoded by the exons ATGAAGACGACaagttttggtgttttaattttCGCCCTGGCGGCTCTGATGACGACCGCAGca ggctcgctgagagaaaaaagaggaagggcATTTTCTGTCTTCTCTGCTTCTGACTCCTCTTcgtcctcttcttctctttccttCTCCACCTTGTTTGACAATTCAG gagGGATCTGTCTGAATGGCGGCAGCTCCGTCCCGTCCTTGACGACTGGAGAACACATGTTCTGTTTGTGTCCTGACGGTTTCGAGGGGACACGCTGTGAAACAG CGACGCGTGTCGAATGCTACGAGGGTGTTGGACTTTACTACAAAGGGAAAGTGTCCAAATCACAGAGTGGACGGACATGTGAGGAC GACTGGAATTTAGACACCAGGGAGCGCTACATGACTTCGGACATCAACGCAGGGAGACACAACTACTGCAG GAATCTTCACTACAAACGGCGTCCGTGGTGTTACGTAAGGAAAAACCGGAAGATTGTGTGGGAGTACTGTGGTATTCCACGTTGTGGTTCAGAGTCTT CCCCACCTTCGCCTGAAACACCACCGCCCCCGCCGGCGCCCACTACGCCAGAGCCAG CTGCAGAGTCCACGTGTGGCCAGCGCTCCCGCAGAAAGCACATGAAAATCGTGGGTGGAACAGTTGCCACTGTGGAAACGCACCCGTGGATCGCTGCCATATTTTGGCGAAGCAAATCCAAGGAGACGGTGTTCCGTTGTGGGGGCAGTCTGATCTCGTCCTGCTGGGTCCTCTCAGCCGCCCACTGCTTCCCTGACGG CTCCCACAGAAAGCCGCGCCGCTTCTCCGTCATCCTGGGAAAAAATGCgatgaatgagacagacaggacTGCGGAGCAAAATTTCAAGGTGGAAGAAATCATCCTCCATGAGGGGTTTGACAACAGTGACGGAGACTTCAACAACGACATCG CTCTGCTGAGgctgagggacagacaggggaGGTGTGCAAAAGACAGCAAATTTGTGAAGACGGTCTGTCTGCCGCCGCCGCAGCAGAGGCTCCAGGCCGGAGTCACCTGTGACATCGCTGGATACGGGAAAGAGAAATACG GTTTGTGGTACAAGTCTAATTTCCTCAGAGAGGCTCAGGTGAACCTCCTCGCCGACGATGTGTGTCGACACGAGGACTATTATGGAAACATGATCAGTGATAACATGTTTTGTGCCGGTCGTCCCGACTGGAGCCGCGACGCCTGCGAG GGAGACTCCGGAGGGCCGCTGGTGTGCCAGGTCGGCAGCAGGCTCTTCCTGTTCGGAGTCGTCAGCTGGGGCGAAGGTTGCGCCCAGGAGAATCGACCCGGCGTTTACACCAGAGTGACCAACTACAACCGATGGATAGCAGAGAAGACGGGGCTGCCGTCCATCGCTGCCGGATCCATGTTTCCTCAGAAGtga
- the LOC121958862 gene encoding LOW QUALITY PROTEIN: protein HID1-like (The sequence of the model RefSeq protein was modified relative to this genomic sequence to represent the inferred CDS: inserted 1 base in 1 codon; deleted 2 bases in 1 codon), translating into MGNADTKLHFRKAVIQLTTKTQPVEATDDAFWDQFWVDASTTVQDVFALVPAAEIRAVREESPSNLATLCYKAVEKLVQGSDSGCPSEKERQIVLNCTRLLTRILPYIFEDADWRGFFWSTVPXAGRAGRLDEDGDDEARPLAESLLLAIADLLFCPDFTAQSHKKSGPETAEDIRSIDSCEYIWEAGVGFAQSPPLNYVHDINRTELLKLLITCFSEAMYLPPSSEKNYLNPWVSFFCSTENRHALPLFTSLINVVCAYDPIGYGIPYNHLLFSDHRELLVEQALQVLIVTLEHEAGSAASAALQALDGSASPSAADEQEPAGPENLFVNYLSRIHREEDLSFILKGLARLMNNPLIQTYLPRSAKKIHFHQELLILFWKFCDFNKKFLFFVLKSSDVLDMLVPILFSLNDARADQSRVGLMHIGVFILLLLSGERNFGVRLNKPYTLRVPMDIPVFTGTHADLLIVIFHKIITSGHQRLQPLFDCLLTVIVNISPYLKSLSMVAANKLLHLLEAFSTPWFLFSSPQNHHLVFFLLEVFNNIIQYQFDGNCNLVYAIIRKRNVFHQLANMPSDTESIQRALQKKKKSGISRSNSTETVSMEGSRPAGPAEPGTLKASLEATPGIDKITEKSQVSVDGTMVAVPHSESPQTAADGSAAGAADGSAAAAADGSTAAAASDTESNSERDLEVFQTESEAARSRLSSVSSSAAAWSANTDWVLSWKAKLPLQTIMRLLQVLVPQVEKICIDKGLTDESEILKFLQHGTLVGLLPVPHPILIRKYQANAGTAMWFRTYMWGVIYLRNVDPPIWYDTDIRLFEIQRI; encoded by the exons ATGGGAAACGCAGACACCAAACTTCACTTCAGGAAGGCGGTGATTCAGCTCACCACCAAAACTCAG CCTGTAGAAGCCACAGACGACGCCTTCTGGGATCAGTTTTGGGTCGACGCCTCCACCACCGTGCAGGATGTTTTCGCTCTGGTGCCGGCGGCCGAAATCAGAGCTGTCAGAGAGGAGTCTCCGTCCAACCTGGCGACCCTCTGCTACAAG GCGGTGGAGAAGCTGGTCCAGGGCTCAGACTCCGGCTGCCcctca gagaaagagcgtCAGATCGTCCTGAACTGCACCCGCCTGCTCACCCGCATCCTGCCCTACATCTTCGAGGACGCCGACTGGAGAGGCTTCTTCTGGTCCACGGTGC GAGCCGGCAGAGCGGGG CGTTTGGACGAAGATGGCGATGATGAAGCTCGGCCGCTGGCAGAGTCTCTGCTGCTGGCCATCGCTGACCTGCTCTTCTGTCCGGATTTCACTGCTCAGAGTCACAAGAAGAGCGGCCCG GAGACAGCGGAGGACATCCGATCCATCGACAGCTGTGAGTACATCTGGGAGGCCGGGGTCGGCTTCGCTCAGTCGCCTCCTCTAAACTACGTCCACGACATCAACAG GACGGAGCTGCTGAAGCTGCTCATCACCTGTTTTTCTGAGGCCATGTACCTCCCTCCGTCCTCTGAGAAGAACTACCTCAACCCCTGGGTCTCCTTCTTCTGCTCCACAGAaaacag ACACGCCCTCCCCCTGTTCACCTCCCTGATCAACGTGGTCTGCGCCTACGACCCCATCGGCTACGGCATCCCCTACAACCACCTGCTGTTCTCGGACCACCGGGAGCTGCTGGTGGAGCAGGCGCTGCAGGTCCTTATCGTCACCCTGGAGCACGAGGCGGGGTCGGCCGCCAGCGCCGCCCTCCAGGCCCTGGACGGCTCCGCATCGCCCTCAGCTGCAGACGAGCAGGAG CCTGCTGGACCGGAGAACCTGTTTGTGAATTATCTCTCCAGGATTCACAGAGAAGAG GACTTGAGCTTCATCCTGAAAGGTCTGGCACGGCTGATGAACAACCCTCTGATCCAGACGTACCTGCCTCGATCCGCCAAGAAGATCCACTTCCACCAGGAGCTGCTGATCCTCTTCTGGAAGTTCTGTGACTTCAACAAG aaaTTCCTGTTCTTCGTGCTGAAGAGCAGCGACGTGCTGGACATGCTGGTTCCCATCCTCTTCAGCCTGAACGATGCCCGAGCAGATCAGT ctcGTGTGGGCCTCATGCACATCGGCGTgttcatcctgctgctgctgagcggAGAGAGAAATTTCGGCGTCCGTTTGAACAAACCGTACACGCTCCGAGTCCCGATGGACATTCCTGTTTTCACAGGGACGCACGCTGACCTGCTCATCGTG ATCTTCCACAAAATCATCACCAGCGGACACCAGCGCCTGCAGCCTCTGTTTGACTGCCTGCTCACAGTCATAGTGAACA TTTCTCCTTATTTAAAGAGTCTGTCCATGGTGGCAGCCAACAAGCTGCTCCACCTGCTGGAGGCCTTCTCCACCCCCTggttcctcttctcctcccccCAAAACCACCACCTGGTCTTCTTCCTGCTGGAGGTTTTCAACAACATTATCCAGTATCAGTTTGATG GTAACTGCAATCTCGTATACGCCATCATCCGAAAGCGTAACGTTTTCCATCAGCTCGCCAACATGCCGTCTGACACGGAGTCCATTCAGAGGGcgctgcagaagaagaagaagtctGGGATTTCCAGGAGTAACTCCACAGAGACGGTGTCCATGGAGGGATCCAGACCAGCTGGACCTGCGGAGCCCGGCACCCTCAAAGCCAGTTTAGAGGCCACTCCAG GTATCGATAAGATAACGGAGAAGTCGCAGGTGAGTGTGGACGGCACGATGGTCGCCGTGCCGCATTCAGAGTCTCCACAGACGGCGGCTGACGGCAGCGCTGCAGGTGCGGCTGACGGCAGCGCTGCGGCTGCGGCTGACGGCAGCACTGCGGCTGCAGCGAGCGACACAGAGTCCAACTCAGAGAGAGACCTCGAG GTTTTCCAAACAGAGTCGGAGGCAGCGAGGAGTCGGTTGTCAAGCGTGTCGtcatcagcagcagcctggAGCGCCAACACAGACTGG GTGTTGTCGTGGAAGGCGAAACTTCCTCTGCAGACCATCATGAGGCTGTTACAAGTTCTGGTCCCTCAGGTGGAGAAGATCTGCATCGACAA GGGTTTAACGGATGAGTCAGAAATCCTGAAGTTCCTTCAGCACGGCACGCTGGTCGGCCTCCTGCCCGTCCCTCACCCCATCCTCATCAGGAAGTACCAGGCCAACGCCGGCACCGCCATGTGGTTCCGCACCTACATGTGGGGAGTCATCTACCTCCG caacGTGGATCCTCCGATCTGGTACGACACGGACATTCGGCTCTTTGAGATCCAGAGGATTTAG
- the LOC121958998 gene encoding proton channel OTOP3-like, which translates to MNLDHDPDSSRGKPGSNEAAQTSDNQIQSSEDPVLVWVPSGRRLISGLLGLNVVLLGAALVAGQAFNPDELKHQEPQVFLLLLMGVSLVWMLWYLLWARNQPGICPHKDHHAGGITVTAVLMLFAAFSLLLFVFRAGYLISMRECKPAATVLSPFFEASFLTLQTYLLWAHSKDCIHRHKIITRSGLMVILSADVLLWLNAVTEDTIHEEIELEKEDGLDFSNKSSSEADGSGLSGIANSTFCQCSASAACLTFRKGFEILFPFNMEYYLMAGCLIYVMWKNVGRRMSPGHHHVAQKLTLHVVYQGGVIYGLVFGTLVLVAGVAVFILYQVWVGQRQLRLTAFHIFYGYHLAVMPVMSMCSLAGMLVHRLERRANEEGHNPTRSLDVMLLVAAALGQLALSYFSLVAALAVGTRGPLGDLDLSYSLLSLLELILQNIFIIEGLHRHPNLLAKKKARQRSSIFKKKVNVPIQEERKTDISLLDGNTSAAVQQHDGKRPWTKRAIQEICAFLILANIMLWVIPAFGVHPQFENGLGKQFFGFSAWFVLVNLGQPLCVFYRMHSVGALMELLISA; encoded by the exons ATGAATCTGGATCATGACCCCGATTCCTCCCGGGGAAAACCTGGAAGTAATGAAGCAGCTCAGACCTCAGACAATCAGATCCAGTCCTCGGAGGACCCGGTGCTGGTTTGGGTTCCCAGTGGGAGGCGTCTGATCTCGGGTTTGCTGGGTCTGAACGTGGTGCTGCTGGGAGCGGCGCTGGTGGCCGGACAGGCCTTTAACCCGGACGAGCTGAAGCACCAGGAGCCGCAGgtgttcctgctgctgctgatggggGTCAGTCTGGTCTGGATGCTGTGGTACCTGCTGTGGGCCCGCAATCAGCCCGGCATCTGCCCACATAAAGACCACCACGCCGGGGGGATCACAGTCACCG CGGTCCTCATGCTTTTTGCAGCCttcagtctgctgctgtttgtcttcAGGGCCGGTTATTTGATCAGCATGAGGGAGTGTAAACCTGCTGCCACGGTGCTCTCTCCGTTCTTTGAGGCGTCTTTTCTCACGCTGCAG acgTATTTACTGTGGGCTCACTCCAAAGACTGCATCCACAGACACAAGATAATCACCAG GTCGGGACTGATGGTGATCCTGTCGGCCGACGTGCTGCTGTGGCTGAACGCGGTGACGGAGGACACCATCCACGAGGAGATCGAGTTAGAAAAAGAAGACGGACTGGATTTCAGCAACAAGAGCTCATCTGAAGCAGACGGTTCTGGTTTATCAG GAATCGCCAATTCGACGTTCTGTCAGTGCAGTGCGAGTGCAGCCTGCCTCACCTTCAGAAAAGGCTTCGAAATCCTTTTCCCCTTCAACATGGAGTACTACCTGATGGCGGGCTGCTTGATCTACGTGATGTGGAAGAACGTGGGCCGCAGGATGAGCCCGGGTCACCACCACGTCGCTCAGAAGCTGACTCTTCACGTCGTCTATCAAGGCGGGGTCATATACGGCCTCGTGTTTGGCACCCTGGTGCTCGTCGCTGGAGTGGCCGTCTTCATTCTCTACCAGGTTTGGGTGGGTCAGCGGCAGCTCCGCCTCACCGCCTTCCACATATTTTACGGCTACCATTTAGCCGTCATGCCCGTCATGTCGATGTGCTCCCTGGCCGGGATGCTGGTCCACCGGCTGGAGAGGAGGGCGAACGAAGAGGGGCACAACCCGACTCGGAGCCTGGATGTGATGCTCCTGGTCGCGGCCGCTCTGGGCCAGCTCGCCCTCTCCTACTTCTCCCTGGTGGCGGCTCTGGCCGTGGGGACCCGCGGCCCTCTGGGGGACCTCGACCTGTCGTACTCCCTCCTCAGCCTGCTGGAGCTCATCCTCCAGAACATCTTCATCATCGAAGGCCTCCACAGGCACCCGAACCTCCTCGCCAAGAAGAAAGCGAGGCAGCGGAGCAGCATTTTCAAG AAAAAGGTTAACGTGCCAAtacaagaggagaggaagaccgatatttcactgctggatgGGAACACATCAGCCGCCGTCCAACAGCATGACGGGAAAAGACCCTGGACGAAAAGAGCAATACAAGAAATCTGTGCTTTCCTCATCCTCGCTAACATTATG CTGTGGGTCATTCCTGCGTTTGGCGTCCACCCGCAGTTTGAGAACGGCCTCGGGAAACAGTTTTTCGGCTTCTCCGCCTGGTTCGTTCTGGTGAACTTGGGTCAGCCGCTCTGTGTTTTCTACAGGATGCACTCAGTGGGAGCTTTAATGGAGCTGCTCATCTCCGCGTGA